The Cyprinus carpio isolate SPL01 chromosome B19, ASM1834038v1, whole genome shotgun sequence DNA window atagcaactatttaaaacaccctagcaactacccagaactaCCTACAGCAACTGGGTGTTCTCAGTAGCAATGCATAACAACTATTCCAGAACACCCccaaaactgcatagcaactacaAAGAAGACCATAGTAACCACTCAGAGCATGTGATCTAGCAACTGACACAGCAACTACTTTGAACACCCAAGCAACTGAAAAATCTTGATCTCTCTCTCATGTCATATCTCTGatcttgaactttttttttcttttgcatcttCAGCTCTGtttttatggaagcccatttctggccactgaataaaaaaaaaataataaagataattgcAACGCTTTTTTTACCTCACTGAACCCTGACTtccttttctcagaattgcgccTCCTCGCAAACTGTCAATATCTCACGCTTTTTCCCAACAAATTGTGAGCTCCACTGCCTCGGGGTGGACATAATAATTCGCAGGTCATGCATGCAACCAGAATAAGAAGTGTAAGTTGTAAATTAGCGAGagcgcttatatatatatatatatatatatatatatatatatatatatatatatatcccaataGCCTTCGGGGGACCGCGAAACTAGGCCCAGAACATGATCAAGATCGCCATGAATGTTGACATGTAGCGCTGATGAGCTGAGTGTGGCGCCAGAACTTCAGGAAAAAACTCCACAGTGGAGCCTAACAAACACTACATTGCAGTCACATTTAATGCTAAATAATCTGCTAAAGCCCTGTCGTGTTCAATTTGAATGTGAATGGTGGATTTCAACCACCTGAAGAAAACCATTAGAATACCGACACTCGTCAGAACACCATaagacaaccactcagaacaccccggAGGAACACCACTAGCAAAACTACTACAGAACACCCtgcaccctagcaactacatagcaaccattatttaaacaccctagcaactacccagaatacCCAAGCAACTGGGTGCGTTCTAAGTAGCAATGCTACTCAGAACACTCCCAAAAACTAGCAATACAAAGAAGACTTATAGAGAACCactcagagcaccctagcaactacacagCAAACTGATACAGCCTAACTGAAAAGTGTCTGACTTGAGCTTCTGAtctggaactttttttttctttgcatcttTCAGCTCTGCTTTTATGGAAAAAAagccacactgaaaaaaaaaaaataataaagataattgcaacttttttatctcacaagtgacttttttctctctcagaattGCCTGATACGAACCGCGATATCTCACTTTTTTTCCAACAATATTGTGAGATAGGACAGCGATTGCATATAATACATTCGCAGGTCTGAATGCAACCAGAATAAGTGAAGTGTGCTGCGTGAGCTGCgagcgctatatatatatatatatatatatatatatatatataatatatatatatacacatattggGAGTGGCTCTAAAAAGGCTGTCTGACGCTGCTGCAGCGTGTCTGTGCGTCAGGTGGAGTTCACCTTCGATAAGAACGTGATGATGAGCTGCTGGGCGAGTCGCGTGATTTACTGCTGAAGCTGGTGGATGAAGCACCTGACCCCCAAAATCTCTGGAGACCGCATCAGACACGTGTTCAACCATTACTCGGACCCGGAGCTCCTCACGCACCTGTACGACCCTCACGGCACGCTGTCGCCCAACCTCAGCAAGATCTGCAGCGGCCTGAACCGCATGATCGAGGAGGGCAAGCTCTGAACACAGAGCAGGACTAAAGACTGGACTTCAGAGCTTCTGAACCTGTGCTCACAGAGACACTGAGCTCAGGCACGCAGTGAGACGCTCCTGAACGCATCCCTCGAGTCTGGTGGGCGATTCGCTCTAAACATGCCAAGAGCACGTGCagctcatatttcatatttcaaaaccaAATCAGGACGATTTAAAGGGACAGGACACCCAAAAATCAgcattctgtcatcgtttactcacccttcGTGTTATGAACAACTGACTTCTCAGCTAACAGGTTCTCCTAATATTCCTCCAGTAACGTTATTAGAACGTTCGCACAGTGTTTATAACGCTATTTATGCATCATTCATGGAACGCTtggttaaactttttttaaacatttctagtTTGAgattgttcagagaacattcaaaactaATGTTctcataatatttacaaaatgttaacACCTAAATGTCaactgatattttcttttttttttaaatactgaatgtTTGGAAGGTTCAGAAAACATTTACTTACAGGGAATgttagcaaaacgttcttagaacatatttttcttagctaggtttcttctgtggaacacaaaatatgataAGAAAATGGGGtccaataaaatacatttaatgttcaacattcatacagttttggaacaaataaataatgaaaaaatgatcGTCTTTGGGTGGACAATCTCTATCTCAAAGattatgttttgcattaaaaaagaaaaatcaattttatatgattaggtttttgtttttaacattattttcacCCATGAAAATGACCAAATAGAACTTATGCAACACTGGAGTTTATGAACAGTTCTACAGTATTCACCTGTAAAATAATTCATTACcgttttcctgtttttgtttgttttgttcaaaagCAGCAGTGTTAGAGCTGAAAACAGAATGGAGCGTCCCTGAATGGATTCAAGGTTAATAATaaagtattgttttgtttaaaatattctcTACAGAAGCCTTTTCTTCAACTCTGTGATCTTTGATATCGGTCTAGATTTTTGCCACCGGATGTcatctaaagtaattttaaacCTTTCCCCGTCAACTGCAGATCTGAGAAAAGTATTTTAAGctggaaatttgctgaaaagtgttcaccctcaggccattacGAGATGGGATGAGGTGtggtcttcatcaggtttgtagaaatgtagcactgcatcagtgttcAGCAATGGCGCCTGCAGGGAATGGGTGCcgtagaatgagagtccaaacagctgataaaaaacagcacaataatccacaagtaatcacaGCAATCCAGTCATCAGTGATCATTGGAGACGACAAAAGATGAAAAAACACAGCCAGACATTAAGATGTTTTCTAACtgaaaatacatagagtctataatcataataacacttcctcagtgaaaaagtgttctggtgtgctCCGGAGAGAAATTGCACAGATCCCACGCAGCGTTTAAAACAGATCTAAACaatatgtgagagacaacaggagatgcacttttcactgcaggaagtgtgcataggattatagactctatgtatttgagttaaacgtcttaatgctggatgtgtttcatcttttgtcttctccagatgttaactggatggactggagtgctgtggattacttgtggattattctgatgtttttatcagcggttggactctcattctgacggcactcccattcactgcagagcatccattgctgagacactgatgcagtgctacatttctacaaacctgatgaagaaacaacctcATCCTGATCTcgtatggcctgagggtgaggatattccagcacattttcatttttggctggcACTATCTCATTTAACATGACCAAGAAAAGCACTGAGAATGTGAACTTATTTTATACTGACTTTAAATCAACAGATTTTTCTGCATGTTTCCATATGATCACACATTTGTCTTGCAAGATAAGTACTGAAACAAGAGGTAAACACTATTGAATTCTTTATTGACCCTTCTGGAAAAGCTGAACAATCTAGAATAAATACCAAAACGAGAAATCAGAAACCGCAACAGTTGAGCGGCCAGTGCTGGTGTGATGTGAACACGAAACCAACAACTGAATCCGACTATTACCCAGAGACACTCAGTATAAACCGAGCTTTGAATCACTGAGAGTGATCTCAGCTGGACACCTgttcatgcacacacatttacaaaTACAGTAGCACTCTCACATTATTTAGTAGATTAGCTAAAAAAGTAACATAAAGATGAGCAATATGAAGGATCTAGAGTATAGATGACGTCACCAAGCTTAATGCGATTACTAGCACAtcagaaataaaagtttttgttattaCATGTGTGTATGGTACGTATTGTATGTACCTAATATAACATACACACCAAGAAATGTTTATAGTTAAGCAAAAATATTATGGTTAATCATAttacctatattatatataaaataaaattatataaatataaacgtaACATCAGATGAGGAAACCCACATACACAGAGCACACACATATAGAAGgtacaacacaaaaaaacttgtattttgaaTGTGCTTAATCGCGGATAATCATGTGACCgcacaaatatatatagaatcgatataataatatatatatgtatttatttcaatctATTTCTAGCATGTATTAAGGTATGCCTTAGTGAATGCACTGTATTCGTAAATACGGAAATTAACAAACTAAGAAATGCAGTACACGGCTTTTTCATTTAATGCTGACAATATGAAAACCCTTATTGTAAAAGTGCTCATGCCTGACAGTTTTGGATCACAAACTTTAGCTAAATTAGCcaacaaacaaccaacaaaaacgTCCTCAAAACAGCAGTCAGAACCTTGAGGTGCTGTGGCGAttttaaaaaacactcaaaagAGTCCTTGGCCACGCGATCGGAGGAGGGAGACTCACGGTCTGGTTGCCGACGGCTTTCGGTAGTGTGCTCTTGGCTGCCGCTTGCCGGCGAATCGCTGACGTCACGGGTTTTTTTCCCGCTTGAAGTGTTACGGAAGCGTTTGGGGGAAAAACCCGTGTGCAGCGATGTATTTCTGGTAAAGCACTCGCGGATGATGCGGAAGGCCTCGTGCGGTTGGCGTAAGGGATGTCCGTCACTGGGGGGGTCGCGATACAGCGCGGGTTGATGGGTAACGGGACAACACCTCCTGAACGCGCTGGGCGGGGGCTAGAGCGAGACAAATGCGGGGAAGGCGAGAGGCTAAAAGCCTCATCGTCACTTGAAGGTGATTGTAAGTGGCGAAGAGCACAAAGACCCCGCCCCGCTGAGCGGCGAGGATGAGGAGGTGGGCGTGGCTTGGGGCGTGTCCTGGTCCAGCCTATAACAGGAAATGAGAAAGTCTGTCATGTATCTTGTTTATAATCATGactatttagtgctgtcaaaccgATTATCGCGATAATCGCATCCCCAAAATAAACGTTTGTTTCTTACTATTGTGTGNNNNNNNNNNNNNNNNNNNNNNNNNNNNNNNNNNNNNNNNNNNNNNNNNNNNNNNNNNNNNNNNNNNNNNNNNNNNNNNNNNNNNNNNNNNNNNNNNNNNNNNNNNNNNNNNNNNNNNNNNNNNNNNNNNNNNNNNNNNNNNNNNNNNNNNNNNNNNNNNNNNNNNNNNNNNNNNNNNNNNNNNNNNNNNNNNNNNNNNNNNNNNNNNNNNNNNNNNNNNNNNNNNNNNNNNNNNNNNNNNNNNNNNNNNNNNNNNNNACcgttcagttacgtattgcttACAGTCTGCTACATTATTTAATAgattagctaacatgaactaaaatgagcaatatatatatattagtgctgtcaaatgattaatcgcgattaatcatatccaaaataaaagtttttgtttacatgtgtgtgtactgtatattttttatgtacatataaatacacacccatgcatttatatagttaagcaaaaatattttgtttatatattacatatatttatatataaaataaattatataaatataaacgtaaatattttaaaaatatatactgtatgtgtgtgtatttatataaacataataaacataaacagaGCACACACATATAGAATGtacacacaaaaacttttattttgaatgtgattaatcgcgattaatcattgacttactaaatatatatatatatatatatatatatatatatatatttatttgttaaatatatgtttgtattaaTGTATGCATTGGTAGATACTGTattagtaaatgtaaattaacaaaCCCAGAAATGCAGATACAAGTGTTCTTCATTTAATGCtgacaaatgaaaccttattgtaaagtgctcaTTCTGACAGTTTTGGATCACAACTTTATCTAAaattagcaacaacaacaacaaacaagtcCTCAAACACAGTCAGAGCTGAGTGCTGTGGATTGAAACACTCAAAAGAGTCATTGGCACGCGTTCAGGTGGAGACTATGGTCTGTTTGACGATGGCTTTCGGTCGTGTGCTCTTGGCGGTCGCTGCCGGCGAATCGCTGACGTCACGGTTTCCGCTGAAGTTTCCGGAAGCGTTGGGAAAACCGTGTGCCGCGATGTATTTCTGGTAAGCCTCGCGGATGATGCGGAAGGCTCGGGCGTTGGCGTAAGGGATGTCCGTCACGGGGTCGCGATACAGCGCGGGTTTATGGGTAACGGGACACACCTCCTGAACAGGCTGGGCGGGGCTAGAGCGAGACAATGCCGGGAAGGCGGAGCTAAACGCCTCATCGTCACTGAAGGTGATGTAAGTGCGAGAGCACAGAGACCCCGCCCCCTGAGCGGAGGATGAGGAGGTGGGCGTGGCTTGGGGCGTGTCCTGGTCCAACCTATATCAGGAAATGAGAAAGTCTATCATGTATCTTGTTATAATCATTGactattagtgctgtcaaacgattaatcgtgattaatcgcatccaaaataaacgtttttgtttacataatatatgtgtgtgtactgtgtatatttaactacacacacacatgcatgtatatatttaagaaaaaatatgttatgtttatatattaaatataacaaattatgtgaataaaaaaaaatccctgtttaGATGGTAGATTAAGTgttaaaatttgaatattgttgtccatgtaaatgtaCTCATTGTTATGTTAACTAAATCTAATGAAATGTTGTAAAATGAagcaaagctgaaataaaataaaatataaatataagcttaaaaacctaaattaaatggaaattagAACACACACCATTAGTTTTACATAGTTATACACACTAAGCTGACATaccaaaattactgaaactgaaaactgaaacagaaatacatataaatttcagttcattatttttttttattttattaattttttttatacacacgaagctgactgaaatataaaaaataaaagcaaattctaaatgaattattaattcaatcAATACTACTTActtattagaaattaaaaaataataaataatactcaaTAAGCAGCAAACACAAGTTTTTACactatatttgtttaaaaagtgaGTGAATTTTCATAAAACTCATAAAGTTTAAAGggagattcacccaaaaatgagaatgtgatgtttatctgcttagaCCCCCAGGGCATCCCAGATGTAGGTCTGTGTTTCTTCGTAAACCCAACAGAGATTCCTGAACTCAACGTTGCAGTCGTGGTCAGTCATTAATGGAAGTGGAGTGGGTCGTAAGCAAGATAAACATCCATTCTCATTTTTGTATAACTCTCCTTTATTCAgcatgaaatgtaaaattactcTATATTCCAAATTCATGTTATTGATCTAATTGTGAATTGtgcatttctgtttcttttccttttgtattatatatatatatatagatcatatagatatattataatatataaatatatatataattaatgtctATATTTCACGTATTATTTCCTTCTGTACTAGctttaattactaaaatttaaaggGAATTGTCCCTAGCTCAATTTAATAGTCACAAAATTATAAGTGATTTTTTACATACTACCTAACAGTACTTATTTTAAACATACTTAATTTTAGAAGTTTAAGTATGTAGTACAAATATACTATTCAGATTCTGTCCATCTATCTTAGTTCAGAGTTTCACAAACTAGGGTTTGTGAGCTGATTTAAAATAGCTAGTTATTAGataaattcaaaaagaaaaaaaaagttacataaaatgaTTCCAGCTTTTCAGGAACAAGTTATTGTTTTACAGTAACAGCTATTTAGTATAACAAACCAGTCCCATCTAACCtcacctattattattattattgattacagGTTATTACGTataattgttctttttattattattgttttcattttttttgtgtgcgtcTGGGACCAGCAGCGTCAGCACTGAATGATAGCGGATGCTCGGCCCTTCAAAACGTCTCTTCTTATGAACATGCTTCTTCTTATCGGCCTCTAAACGCTCGTAGTTTTCTGAGAGTCACGCACTGTGTGATTGAACGATGATTGGTAATTTTATAAACTTGTGTTATTCCTGAAATCTGGAAATCCGCTTTTGTTGACCTTATTAATTAGGGGGTGAGATCCTACTATATTAGATAATTACAGACCAATTTCAAAGCTCTGCATTTTATCAAAAGTTTTAGAAAGCCTTATTAGTGAACAGCTGACTTGTTATTTGAATGCAAACAAAGTGTTGTCTATTTATCAATctggtttaataaaaaattatttgaatgcaaACAAAGTGTTGTATCATTATTGGTGGGATTGCAGATATAATGGTGATTTTGTGctccatttttattgatttatccaAGGCTTTCGAGACATATTGTTGCAGAAGATAAAGAGTGCTGGTTTATCAAGTCTTGTTAGCACTTGGTTTCACATTTTTGAGTGGAAGAACTCATTGTGTACAGGCTGAAGGTAAACTATCTGAATCACTGGAGATTGCTAAAGTGGTTCCCCAGGATCGGTGTGGGGCCCCTTTATTCTCATTTATGAAACGTCCTGATTATGGCATTTCAGGATGCGAAGTGAAATTTTATGCAGAGATCTGTCATGTATGCAATGCTTCCTCTGGGACAGCAAAGCTCTTTGCATATAAGCTTCCAGTTAACTTTTCTGAGATGTCATTCAAAGAGAAGCTTTATCCatttaaaactgagaaaaaacaagtaaatgttATTTGCTAAGTTCGAagaaatttgaaaataatttaatctcTCTTCAAACTTTACAAGGTTCTGTGATTGAATTGGTAAAAGAAGGTATAAATATCTTGGTCCCATCCGACAATCATTCTCATTCAAAGCACAACCACAAATATTCcaataatatttccatattcgCTGGCGCATCAGAATGATAAACTAATTATTTGCGTGAAGATGATGAACCACCAACATCGCAGCCCATATTTTGGCCAGGGACATCACGGGTGCGTTGTGTGTGATTGCTAAACAAAGGTGAAATACAAAAACCGATGGCAAGTGGTGtaattgcgtgtgtgtgtgttacccaaGGTGATACCTCAGGTGGCTCGCTCGGCGGATTGGCAAAGCGGAGTTTGGCCATGTCACGAGCCACAGCACGCCTTCCTCGCTGGCTTGTGTACAAGGAAGCGTAGCTACGCTCAGGAGAGCCTCTTCTCATCCTGCGCGGGCGCctccagggggggggggggggcggacGCTTCTGCAGCCGCTCGTTCATCCTCACGAGTGTGCTTTCCGCTCGTTCAGACGACAAAGAGCATCAGCCTTACGACAGAcgtcaaaacacaaaaacaacatgatcAAGTTGCTTTAACACACAAACCACCCTCGGAAGATCAAAATCCTTATGCTGTTTCACAATCACATCTCTTCATGTCTTCTGTCGCCTGAGAGGAGTGTTTAATCCAGTGAAGAGCTATGTTGAGTGGATTGTAGAAaatgcttctggtgtcagatcttgagtggaTTTTGATCACGTAAAGGTCCGAATAAAGGCAGGTAATATTCCAGATGAACCTTaatggactgaagcagctcagctttacttgattctcctaccatgttttagagtctcaaatatgatctcaggatcttttgaggaggtTGTTTCCGAAGATTTACTTTCACTGTCCTCAGCGGAGGAAGATCTCACAAGCCTCAGAACCTCTCCcacttctgaggagcctttatttcttcctTCTCTCAATCACTGCCTTCTATTTCGGATATTTCCATGCTCAGTCTATTACTGGAGAATAGAGCGATGACTTGATATTTAGATCAGTTTATGTCGTATCTGCTCTAATGTTCGAAAGATTCTCACTGTTCTACATCCCAAGCAGCAGAATCTAACATAGAAGTATCCGCATCTGCAGCAAACATTGCCATTTTCATGAGTTTAACttgattactaaaataataaaactgaaaataaaataaaatgcaaattatctAGCACATTAAAGAATATGATAACTGGCCAAAACACAGccacaaaatttctaaaactttaacctaattaaaatggaaaaaacagaactcttaaaaacaaaacaactaattcACAATTATAGATCCCACAGAGTGTGTATGTGCTCACTTATCTCCCAAACTCCTGCGCTCTCATGATGCGTCTTTCAACTTTGGGCCGTTATATGAGTAGGGAGCTGCTGTCGGGCGTTTAGTCTTTAGTTCTTCGAAAATCGCTCACTTTGGGTTCGAGACCTTCAGCGGgcactcagaaacacacacacacacacacacacacacacacacccacacacacaccacccacgtTAGTCATGCGGAGCAGATGAGTGagagtggtgtggtgtgtgtgtgtgtgtgtggtgtgtgtgaatgGCTGACCTTGTACGCTTTGGTGAACCACGCGCTCTTTACTGCGCGGAGCATCGTCCTCCGATCGCTTGGTCGGGTTCGTCTCCTTCTCGAGTCAAAAATCGCTGtccaccagtcttcagtgtctagTGATTCCTGTACTTCATCAATCTCCAGAATCTGCtccacacacaaaccacaaagcGAGGAGGAGAcaccacagaaacaaaaaaaagacacaccacacacaaaaaaaaaagttgaaataaacacAGGAGTGATAAATAATAAGATTAGGGTATAGAGATAAAgggacactaaaataaaaaagaagaagatgtatcattttaaaacataaccagaaaaacacagcagaaaaTCTTTCATCACTTTCCTCTTTCCTCACTTCTCCctcccctcaaaaaaaaacaaaaaaaacaacgcaCAGAAAacgaaaacaatgaaaaaaaaacaaaaaaaaaaaccacccccaAACATCCCACCACTTCTTTCCTCACGCGCGGCCTCACACACCAAATTTCCTAACCTCTCGACACACTAGGCGTGACCACAAAACCCACCGTATCTAACAAACTCAGCACTGTACGCTCTCACGCGTCTACAAACAAATCACAAGAAAAGGAGAGAAACATACACCTTATAGCAGAGCATGAACGAACACATCGTCGACATCACACACTGCGCTACGAACAGTCATAACCAGGCTCTACCACAACCGGCAACAAAGATCACTCGTCACAATGGACAGCCAAATTGCAAGCTCATGCAGCCACAAGATTGAGCCAGCCGTCAACGCGCATTGCCTCACGAAGGTCAGTCCCATCCAGATCAGCCTCCCGTGCAAAAGGCTCCCGACGCGCTCTTGACTTACCCCATCCAGCTACAACCCATT harbors:
- the LOC109095294 gene encoding vacuolar protein sorting-associated protein 72 homolog — its product is MSLASSREQRSTAGNRMTTLLDQEEEDEFYKTTYGGFNDVRINIYTHTHTHTQNYERLEADKKKHVHKKRRFEGPSIRYHSVLTLLVPDRLDQDTPQATPTSSSSAQGAGSLCSRTYITFSDDEAFSSAFPALSRSSPAQPVQEVCPVTHKPALYRDPVTDIPYANARAFRIIREAYQKYIAAHGFPNASGNFSGNRDVSDSPAATAKSTRPKAIVKQTIVST